The following are from one region of the Acidobacteriota bacterium genome:
- a CDS encoding glycosyl transferase, whose protein sequence is MSDFFQNGVIATFHRLGKPNLKRLEADLADFSRRRPISLVLPSLFREFSSGTLPHIMKDLKKAEYINQIVLCLDRATRTQFLQVRKAFADMDNLVILWNDGPKMKSLYRRLDANGLSAGTQGKGRAVWIAFGFVLAEGRSRVIALHDCDIVDYDRSLLGRLVYPVANPHTTYEFCKGYYSRVTDRMHGRVTRLFFTPFIRALMKMLGPLSFLSYMDSFRYALAGEMALRRDLAMAMRIPGDWGLEVGTLSEVYRNMSLNRICQVDIADSYEHKHQELIPGETEKGLMKMTVDIAKSILRILAGEGVQFSEGFFKTLSNIYLKVAQDTVVRYMNDAEINGLKFDRHAESSAVETFSEAIRIAGNAFWRNPFETLLIPSWHRVTAALPDVFANLQEAVHKDGRS, encoded by the coding sequence ATGTCGGACTTTTTTCAAAACGGCGTGATCGCCACATTCCATCGCCTGGGAAAGCCCAATCTCAAGAGACTGGAGGCGGATTTGGCGGATTTCAGCCGCCGCAGGCCCATTTCCCTCGTTCTTCCCTCTCTTTTCCGTGAATTCTCCAGCGGTACCCTGCCGCACATCATGAAGGATCTGAAAAAGGCGGAATACATCAACCAGATCGTCCTCTGTCTGGATCGGGCGACAAGGACGCAATTCCTCCAGGTCCGGAAAGCTTTCGCCGACATGGACAACCTGGTCATTCTCTGGAATGACGGGCCGAAAATGAAGTCCCTCTACCGGCGTCTCGACGCCAACGGCTTGTCCGCCGGAACCCAGGGCAAGGGCCGCGCCGTTTGGATCGCCTTCGGATTCGTTCTGGCCGAAGGACGGAGCCGGGTCATCGCCCTTCACGACTGCGACATCGTCGATTACGATCGCAGCCTTCTGGGCCGGCTGGTTTATCCTGTGGCCAATCCTCATACCACCTACGAGTTCTGCAAGGGTTACTACAGCCGGGTGACCGACCGGATGCACGGCCGGGTGACCCGGCTGTTTTTCACCCCATTCATACGTGCCCTTATGAAAATGCTGGGCCCCCTGTCTTTTCTGAGCTATATGGACAGCTTCCGCTATGCCCTGGCGGGAGAGATGGCCCTCCGCCGCGATCTGGCCATGGCCATGCGCATCCCCGGGGATTGGGGACTTGAAGTCGGGACGCTCTCCGAGGTCTACCGCAACATGTCCCTGAACCGGATCTGCCAGGTCGACATCGCCGATTCCTACGAGCACAAACACCAGGAGCTCATCCCCGGAGAGACGGAAAAAGGACTGATGAAGATGACGGTGGACATCGCCAAATCCATTCTCCGCATTCTGGCGGGGGAGGGTGTGCAGTTTTCCGAGGGGTTTTTCAAAACCCTGAGCAACATTTATCTCAAAGTGGCTCAGGATACCGTCGTCCGCTACATGAACGATGCCGAGATCAACGGTTTGAAATTCGACCGCCACGCGGAATCCTCGGCCGTCGAAACCTTCAGCGAGGCCATCCGGATCGCCGGAAACGCCTTCTGGAGGAATCCTTTCGAAACCCTGCTCATCCCGAGTTGGCACAGGGTGACGGCCGCCCTGCCCGATGTCTTCGCCAACCTCCAGGAAGCCGTTCACAAGGACGGCCGTTCCTGA
- a CDS encoding lysophospholipid acyltransferase family protein — MESFEKELESMRRSIRALSELALFPKKIEIRGAEHFVREGPNVIVGNHIGSYKDVGLLFKIAPRPIFFTANILIFDRDDFSRLVRKHLVRHMKKFGVFLHLIINPLIAYIVHFVSSNIARIGSIPVRLDGSRAEAIRKCEAYLRKGRAVIALQGRGRVRSREPNPYVAAFRRGPAVMAFNLLKTDGLDLPVTPVSFFGTHIMWSVPATIRVHVGPPMYIRDHLKGDDSAVIEAFRAALEATVDSLFRESLHWRKTP; from the coding sequence ATGGAGTCCTTCGAAAAAGAGCTCGAAAGCATGCGCCGGTCCATCCGCGCGCTGTCCGAGCTGGCCCTCTTCCCCAAGAAGATCGAGATCCGCGGGGCGGAACATTTCGTGCGTGAAGGGCCGAATGTCATTGTCGGCAACCACATCGGCAGCTATAAGGATGTCGGACTTCTGTTCAAGATCGCACCGCGTCCCATTTTTTTTACGGCCAACATCCTGATCTTCGACCGGGACGATTTCAGCCGCCTGGTGCGGAAGCATCTGGTGCGGCACATGAAAAAATTCGGCGTTTTTCTTCACCTGATCATCAACCCTCTGATCGCCTATATCGTCCATTTTGTGTCCTCGAATATCGCCAGGATCGGAAGCATTCCCGTCCGGTTGGACGGCAGCCGGGCCGAAGCCATTCGCAAGTGCGAAGCCTACCTGCGCAAGGGACGGGCGGTCATCGCCCTTCAGGGCCGCGGGCGTGTCCGGTCCCGGGAGCCCAATCCCTACGTCGCGGCGTTCCGGAGGGGTCCCGCGGTGATGGCCTTCAACCTCTTGAAAACGGACGGTCTGGATTTGCCCGTGACACCGGTTTCGTTTTTCGGCACGCATATCATGTGGAGTGTTCCGGCGACCATTCGGGTCCACGTCGGGCCGCCGATGTACATCCGGGATCACCTGAAGGGAGATGATTCCGCCGTCATCGAGGCGTTTCGCGCGGCTCTTGAAGCGACCGTCGATTCCCTTTTCCGGGAAAGTCTCCATTGGAGGAAAACACCATGA
- a CDS encoding HAD family hydrolase: MMRSAVIFDLDGTLLDTIEDIAAALNRVLARRDQPPCSIEECKAMVGEGMETLVRRAFPGESGAAAVEDFVRQFRAEYAEVWRDHSRPYPGIPELLAELESRNVRTAVLSNKSHPFTEAMVRELLPFSFEVIRGAIPGVPHKPDPAAAFLIASQMALEPRQFVFLGDTWIDMRTAVAAGMFPAGALWGFRDAAELSDAGAAVLLEKPLDLLACSTCNSSGLFSGGSPESS; this comes from the coding sequence ATGATGCGGTCCGCGGTCATTTTTGATCTGGACGGCACGCTCCTTGATACGATCGAGGACATCGCGGCGGCCCTGAACCGCGTGTTGGCCCGAAGAGATCAGCCGCCCTGTTCCATCGAAGAGTGCAAGGCCATGGTCGGCGAAGGCATGGAAACTCTGGTCCGGAGGGCTTTTCCCGGAGAGTCGGGCGCTGCGGCCGTCGAGGATTTCGTCCGGCAGTTCCGCGCCGAATACGCGGAGGTCTGGAGGGATCACAGCCGGCCCTACCCCGGCATTCCGGAGCTTCTGGCCGAATTGGAATCGCGGAATGTGCGAACGGCCGTTCTGTCCAACAAGTCCCACCCATTCACCGAAGCCATGGTCCGCGAGCTCCTGCCGTTTTCTTTTGAAGTCATCCGGGGCGCGATACCCGGCGTTCCCCACAAGCCCGACCCTGCGGCGGCCTTTCTCATCGCGTCGCAGATGGCTCTTGAACCCCGACAGTTTGTCTTTCTCGGCGATACGTGGATCGATATGAGGACGGCCGTCGCGGCCGGGATGTTTCCGGCCGGGGCGCTCTGGGGTTTCCGGGACGCCGCCGAACTCTCTGATGCGGGCGCCGCCGTTCTTTTAGAGAAGCCCCTCGATCTCCTGGCCTGTTCGACCTGCAATTCCTCGGGTTTGTTCTCCGGCGGGTCACCGGAATCGTCCTGA
- a CDS encoding radical SAM protein produces the protein MTIRHLTLFLTDACNFSCSYCLRRKKNRHMSKTTADAVLDRFLPNFSRAPTINFYGGEPLLRFKLLKHIVGRLQGESRMASCRPRFALTTNGSLVTPDVLEFLENSRFSVTLSFDGPAQDIHRHKGSFGPLSNLVRSMTSSRKIKFEINTVVTPAGAENLMETVQFLWTLGARNIRLSPALNLSWKPAARAAYRRGLSRLRRRLSEVFLRTGHVSVLNFRENPEPGLFQCGAGKNRIAVTTGGEIWGCHLFADYGTTIPPREKRKYLMGHIKDIRGHFPSPDSMVLQEYSRLAQDAYSVRGKSCLFCSHNQDCSICPMSLATLGRPLESIPLYACELQRIRIAEVRKFHEMIHSVRVDPRRFMATMQNRSSFRKGYRDLKMESRRLPAGKFGGKVDSTG, from the coding sequence TCCTGACCGATGCCTGCAATTTCTCGTGTTCGTACTGTCTCAGAAGGAAGAAGAATCGCCACATGTCTAAAACAACGGCGGATGCCGTCCTCGACCGTTTCCTTCCCAATTTCTCCAGGGCACCGACGATCAATTTCTACGGCGGCGAACCTCTTCTCAGGTTCAAGCTTCTCAAGCACATCGTCGGACGGCTTCAGGGTGAATCCCGGATGGCATCCTGTAGGCCGCGTTTCGCCCTGACAACCAACGGAAGTCTTGTCACACCCGATGTTCTGGAATTTCTTGAAAACTCAAGATTTTCCGTGACCTTGAGTTTCGACGGGCCCGCCCAGGACATCCACCGACACAAAGGAAGCTTCGGTCCTCTCTCCAACCTTGTCCGGAGCATGACATCATCCCGGAAAATCAAGTTCGAAATCAATACCGTCGTCACTCCGGCAGGTGCCGAAAATCTAATGGAAACCGTCCAATTTCTATGGACTCTCGGCGCCCGGAATATCCGGCTTTCTCCGGCCCTGAACCTTTCCTGGAAGCCGGCCGCCAGGGCGGCCTATCGCCGCGGCCTCTCGCGGCTCCGGCGGCGCCTCTCCGAAGTTTTTCTCAGGACGGGACATGTTTCCGTCCTGAATTTCCGGGAGAACCCGGAACCCGGTCTTTTCCAATGCGGAGCCGGGAAAAACCGGATCGCCGTGACGACGGGAGGGGAAATCTGGGGATGCCACCTGTTTGCCGATTATGGCACAACCATTCCCCCCCGGGAGAAACGGAAGTATCTCATGGGACATATCAAAGACATCCGGGGACATTTCCCATCGCCGGATTCGATGGTATTGCAGGAATATTCCCGGTTGGCCCAGGATGCCTATTCCGTCCGGGGAAAAAGCTGTCTGTTTTGTTCCCACAACCAAGACTGCTCGATTTGTCCGATGAGCCTGGCGACACTCGGCCGCCCCCTGGAATCGATCCCCCTTTATGCCTGTGAGCTTCAGAGAATCCGGATCGCGGAGGTCCGGAAATTTCATGAGATGATTCACTCCGTTCGAGTGGATCCACGCCGATTCATGGCGACGATGCAAAATCGGTCTTCCTTTCGAAAGGGATACCGGGATCTCAAAATGGAGAGCAGGCGGCTTCCGGCGGGAAAATTCGGCGGCAAAGTCGATTCGACCGGTTGA